From the genome of Halorussus caseinilyticus, one region includes:
- a CDS encoding GMP synthase subunit A has product MTRIVVVDNHGQFTHLEHRALRDMGVDTEIVDNTTPPEEIDADGLVLSGGPSMDDIGNCADYLELDVPVLGICLGMQAIAHVLGGEVGEGEYGGYADVTVDILDDDDPLVGSLAPETRVWASHADEVKEVPEDFARTATSDVCGVEAMADPNRDLYGVQWHPEVAHTEEGEEVFENFRAICEA; this is encoded by the coding sequence ATGACTCGTATCGTCGTGGTTGACAACCACGGGCAGTTCACGCACCTCGAACACCGGGCGCTCCGCGACATGGGCGTCGATACCGAAATCGTAGACAACACGACGCCGCCGGAGGAAATCGACGCCGACGGACTCGTTCTCTCGGGCGGGCCGAGCATGGACGACATCGGCAACTGCGCCGACTACCTCGAACTCGACGTGCCCGTCCTCGGCATCTGTCTCGGCATGCAGGCCATCGCGCACGTCCTCGGCGGCGAAGTCGGCGAGGGAGAGTACGGCGGGTACGCCGACGTGACCGTCGATATTCTGGACGACGACGACCCGCTGGTCGGGTCGCTCGCGCCCGAGACCCGCGTCTGGGCGAGTCACGCCGACGAGGTGAAGGAGGTCCCCGAGGACTTCGCGCGCACCGCGACCAGCGACGTGTGCGGCGTCGAGGCGATGGCCGACCCCAACCGAGACCTCTACGGCGTCCAGTGGCACCCGGAGGTGGCCCACACCGAGGAAGGCGAAGAGGTGTTCGAGAACTTCCGGGCCATCTGCGAAGCGTAA
- a CDS encoding AzlD family protein: protein MFENPLVVATIVGMAAVTYVTRIGGFWMVGQFDLSDRFHAWLEYIPGAVLVSLVAPSVAKGGPAEAGAALAALVVSIRTGNILFAMLAGIGVVVALRQVFG, encoded by the coding sequence ATGTTTGAGAACCCGCTAGTCGTAGCGACCATCGTCGGGATGGCGGCAGTCACCTACGTCACCCGAATCGGTGGGTTCTGGATGGTCGGTCAGTTCGACCTCTCGGACCGCTTTCACGCGTGGCTGGAGTACATCCCCGGCGCAGTATTAGTGTCGCTCGTCGCACCCAGCGTCGCCAAAGGCGGCCCGGCCGAAGCGGGTGCCGCACTCGCCGCGTTGGTCGTCTCGATTCGGACGGGGAACATCCTGTTCGCTATGTTGGCCGGAATCGGCGTCGTCGTCGCGCTTCGGCAAGTCTTCGGGTGA
- a CDS encoding AzlC family ABC transporter permease: protein MSDERIRFSVAGVTSGVKSSLPIAVSVATYGLVFGVLARQTTLGPAETLLMSATVFAASAQFVALDLWGRNLPSVTIVVTTFLVNLRHLLMGASLRPWLSRLSSGKVYGMLFFLNDESWGITMSEHADGERDGAFLLGSGLIVFVAWVGASLLGVTAGSLIRNPARYGLDFAFIAVYIALLVGVWDDRGDALPVGTAAVVAVGAAYLLPGEWHIILGGLVGSVVGVVRDSYV from the coding sequence ATGAGCGACGAGCGTATTCGATTCAGCGTCGCGGGCGTCACCTCGGGAGTAAAATCCAGTCTCCCCATCGCCGTCAGCGTCGCTACTTACGGGCTGGTCTTCGGGGTTCTAGCGCGCCAGACGACGCTTGGTCCTGCTGAGACCTTGTTGATGAGCGCGACTGTCTTCGCGGCGTCCGCACAGTTCGTCGCGCTCGATTTGTGGGGACGCAACCTTCCGTCGGTCACTATCGTCGTGACGACGTTCCTCGTGAACCTCCGCCACCTGTTGATGGGCGCGTCGTTACGTCCGTGGCTCTCTCGGCTCTCGTCGGGGAAAGTGTACGGGATGCTGTTTTTCCTCAACGACGAGAGTTGGGGTATCACGATGAGCGAACACGCCGACGGCGAGCGAGACGGCGCGTTCCTGCTCGGAAGCGGTCTCATCGTCTTCGTCGCGTGGGTCGGCGCGAGTCTGCTCGGCGTCACCGCAGGGTCGCTCATCAGGAATCCCGCGCGCTACGGACTCGACTTCGCGTTTATCGCGGTCTACATCGCCTTGCTCGTCGGGGTCTGGGACGACCGCGGGGACGCGCTCCCGGTCGGGACTGCGGCCGTAGTCGCGGTCGGGGCCGCGTATCTCCTCCCCGGAGAGTGGCACATCATCTTGGGCGGACTCGTCGGAAGCGTCGTCGGCGTCGTGAGGGATAGCTATGTTTGA
- a CDS encoding class I SAM-dependent methyltransferase has translation MSENTWPDLYETASESDDLVMPDQPLPFLGDLVEFLDEEDCERVLEVACGEGRNSQRFVEVVPDLEGCDLSEDALETCEERCGDAMTTRHADVRDLPYDDGDFETTVMLDALTHLREVELVLRELARVTEPGGYVVFNMPIEGDDAAEVGRLTHDHGVIEEYRYDEFDDEVVYTFVGDEDDFETLLESYGLEIVATDEYEWRDPPHPPYRMQEHDHANVLVYARKTT, from the coding sequence ATGTCCGAAAACACGTGGCCAGACCTCTACGAGACAGCGTCGGAGTCCGACGACCTCGTGATGCCCGACCAACCGTTACCGTTCCTCGGGGACCTCGTTGAGTTCCTCGACGAAGAAGACTGCGAACGAGTGTTGGAAGTCGCCTGCGGCGAAGGGCGAAACAGCCAGCGGTTCGTAGAGGTCGTCCCGGACCTCGAAGGCTGTGACCTCAGCGAAGACGCCTTGGAGACCTGCGAGGAACGTTGCGGCGACGCGATGACGACCCGTCACGCCGACGTTCGGGACCTGCCTTACGACGACGGCGACTTCGAAACCACCGTGATGCTCGACGCCCTGACCCACCTCCGGGAAGTCGAACTCGTCCTTCGGGAACTCGCCCGTGTCACCGAACCCGGCGGATACGTCGTGTTCAACATGCCTATCGAGGGTGACGACGCCGCCGAAGTCGGACGCCTGACTCACGACCACGGCGTCATCGAGGAGTACCGATACGACGAGTTCGACGACGAAGTGGTCTACACGTTCGTCGGCGACGAGGACGACTTCGAGACACTCTTGGAGAGTTACGGTCTCGAAATCGTCGCTACCGACGAGTACGAGTGGCGTGACCCGCCACACCCGCCCTACCGGATGCAGGAACACGACCACGCTAACGTCCTCGTCTACGCCCGGAAGACTACGTGA
- a CDS encoding VOC family protein: MNHATELGHVHLKVRDVDRAVEFYRDVFGLDVTERVGDYAFLSYGTHHHDVALQGVGPDAPGPGRGVGMYHAAFEVEDAEALRGTYRRLRDREVEVSPVDHGISKALYFADPDGNGLEAYLDTRAANDREEWRGKSERFDPSEINS; encoded by the coding sequence ATGAACCACGCGACCGAACTCGGGCACGTCCACCTCAAGGTCCGCGACGTGGACCGAGCCGTCGAGTTCTACCGGGACGTTTTCGGTCTCGACGTGACCGAACGCGTCGGCGATTACGCCTTCCTCTCGTATGGCACACACCACCACGACGTGGCGCTACAGGGCGTCGGCCCCGACGCGCCGGGTCCCGGCCGTGGGGTCGGAATGTACCACGCCGCCTTCGAAGTCGAGGACGCCGAGGCCCTCCGGGGGACCTACCGGCGACTCCGAGACCGCGAGGTCGAGGTGTCGCCGGTGGACCACGGTATCAGCAAGGCCCTGTACTTCGCGGACCCGGACGGCAACGGACTGGAAGCGTACCTCGACACCCGCGCCGCGAACGACCGCGAGGAGTGGCGCGGGAAGAGCGAGCGGTTCGACCCGAGCGAGATTAATTCATAG
- a CDS encoding PKD domain-containing protein, with product MTSAGSGNTLVVALVVGLLLLSGSVPSGALASNDPARPSSALSPDDGQTRATDASALQASGTYTYRLPFSLSEQKLSGAMHSKLRVTAAEATTVQIDANADGTFEETKTVSAGEGFGVTKPAKGAVLKADKPLDARYSYGSADFGAYEDGRFRYRLPAARKLGQEYYAPLDAGSLWIGAASDVTVRIDRDGDGQFDATKSLAENEVTSVSEVSAGAHVEATGPVHVVAKRARWNNMDYTYLVSLLPVAYAKSSYQLPGEPDYNANNPTSKSGVYLAATTDGTAVSLDVGGDGTDRQVTLNAGEVTKFEFARASTVSASAPVVPVYTYHVRATDWWGSETRDYIGAFTPGGDTDISQGEWSGKHWDGGIDGLSAFDYEPNRAPSAAVAYGPTAPAVGQQVTFDASRSSDADGTVAEYRWDFGGGATARGERVSHAFAAAGTHTVELTVVDDDGATVTTTKSVAVSPPVTTTVPITTTTTTATTTTSVGAPTTTTTPPPSGGCRAAPPKMQAVQLHTEDTRIETGDPGRISGSIATDITNDCPIKVQLTLKVPNGVRIEGGSDIQSGGGGLVTSTFTVEPGEVKSIDADVYGSSAGRKVVHSSITYFPVGRKDLAREADTGSLQFVIRPDSGGTTTDAAMGDSSEKKTERDTDGDGIPDSEDYAPKDPDVQVKSDLGDDGDSTSVPGFTPVTTVAALVSAALLLLRRR from the coding sequence ATGACATCCGCGGGTTCTGGGAACACGCTCGTCGTGGCGTTGGTCGTCGGGTTGCTACTGCTCTCGGGCAGTGTCCCGTCCGGCGCACTCGCCTCGAACGACCCGGCGCGCCCGTCGTCTGCGCTCTCGCCCGACGACGGGCAGACGCGGGCGACGGACGCTTCGGCGCTTCAGGCGTCCGGGACGTACACGTACCGACTACCGTTCTCGCTCAGCGAACAGAAGTTGTCCGGTGCGATGCACTCGAAACTTCGGGTCACCGCGGCGGAGGCGACCACGGTCCAAATCGACGCGAACGCCGACGGCACCTTCGAGGAGACCAAGACCGTCTCGGCGGGCGAGGGATTCGGGGTGACGAAACCGGCGAAGGGAGCGGTCCTGAAGGCCGACAAGCCCCTCGACGCCAGATACAGTTACGGGTCGGCCGACTTCGGCGCGTACGAGGACGGCCGCTTTCGCTACCGACTCCCGGCCGCGCGGAAACTCGGACAGGAGTACTACGCGCCGCTGGACGCCGGTTCGCTGTGGATTGGGGCCGCCAGCGACGTGACCGTCCGAATCGACAGGGACGGCGACGGCCAGTTCGACGCCACGAAGTCGCTCGCCGAAAACGAGGTCACGAGCGTCTCGGAAGTATCGGCGGGCGCTCACGTCGAAGCGACCGGTCCCGTCCACGTCGTCGCCAAACGCGCACGCTGGAACAACATGGACTACACCTACCTCGTGAGTCTGTTGCCCGTCGCCTACGCGAAGTCCAGTTACCAGTTGCCGGGCGAACCCGACTACAACGCCAACAATCCGACGAGCAAGAGCGGCGTCTACCTCGCGGCGACCACCGACGGGACGGCGGTTTCGCTTGACGTGGGCGGTGACGGCACCGACCGACAGGTGACGCTGAACGCCGGTGAGGTGACGAAGTTCGAGTTCGCCCGAGCGAGTACGGTGTCCGCCAGCGCGCCCGTGGTTCCGGTCTACACCTACCACGTCCGGGCCACGGACTGGTGGGGGTCCGAGACACGCGACTACATCGGCGCGTTCACCCCCGGCGGCGACACCGACATCAGTCAGGGCGAGTGGAGCGGCAAGCACTGGGACGGCGGCATCGACGGCCTGAGCGCGTTCGACTACGAACCCAATCGGGCACCCTCGGCCGCAGTCGCCTACGGGCCGACGGCCCCCGCGGTCGGCCAACAGGTGACGTTCGACGCCTCTCGGTCGAGTGACGCCGACGGGACCGTCGCGGAGTACCGGTGGGACTTCGGCGGCGGCGCGACCGCCCGCGGCGAACGCGTCTCGCACGCGTTCGCCGCGGCGGGGACGCACACGGTGGAGTTGACCGTCGTGGACGACGACGGTGCGACGGTCACGACCACCAAGTCCGTCGCGGTGTCGCCGCCGGTCACGACCACCGTGCCGATTACGACCACGACGACCACAGCCACGACCACCACGTCCGTCGGCGCACCGACGACGACTACCACTCCGCCGCCTTCGGGCGGATGTCGGGCCGCACCGCCAAAGATGCAGGCGGTCCAGTTGCACACCGAGGACACCCGCATCGAGACGGGCGACCCCGGACGCATCTCGGGGTCGATTGCGACCGACATCACCAACGACTGCCCCATCAAGGTGCAGTTGACGCTGAAAGTCCCCAACGGCGTCCGAATCGAGGGCGGGAGCGACATCCAGAGCGGCGGCGGCGGACTCGTCACCTCGACGTTCACTGTCGAACCCGGCGAGGTAAAGAGCATCGACGCGGACGTGTACGGGTCGAGCGCCGGGCGGAAGGTCGTCCACTCCTCGATTACGTACTTCCCGGTCGGACGGAAGGACCTCGCGCGGGAAGCGGACACCGGGTCGTTGCAGTTCGTGATTCGGCCCGACTCGGGCGGGACCACTACCGACGCCGCGATGGGCGACTCCTCGGAGAAGAAAACCGAACGGGACACCGACGGCGACGGCATCCCCGACAGCGAGGACTACGCGCCCAAGGACCCCGACGTGCAGGTGAAAAGTGACCTCGGCGACGACGGCGACTCGACCAGCGTCCCCGGATTCACGCCGGTCACCACCGTCGCCGCTCTCGTAAGCGCGGCGCTACTCCTGCTCCGTCGCCGGTAG
- a CDS encoding DUF7097 family protein: protein MKETPAGTPVGVDDPYDHAGVCDHLTDEGKCRFAFDNPEQDPEFARQRRRDDLRCPVANPEGDWGWKSCPHFRCRNRDRECVRCGLEERRMAHSDERPLLEEHHLSYAGSGENLSHEITVYLCRWCHAKVHKSWARIDDDAAPDPEAIAEKEGRRSREQSETSFESAAERFDLDDE from the coding sequence ATGAAAGAGACGCCCGCCGGAACCCCGGTCGGCGTGGACGACCCCTACGACCACGCCGGAGTGTGCGACCACCTCACCGACGAGGGCAAGTGCCGGTTCGCCTTCGACAACCCCGAGCAAGACCCCGAGTTCGCCCGCCAGCGTCGGCGCGACGACCTGCGGTGTCCAGTCGCAAATCCGGAAGGAGATTGGGGCTGGAAGTCGTGTCCCCACTTCCGATGCCGGAATCGGGACCGCGAGTGCGTCCGGTGCGGACTCGAAGAGCGCCGGATGGCCCACTCCGACGAGCGACCTCTGCTCGAAGAGCATCACCTCTCGTACGCCGGGTCGGGTGAGAACCTGAGCCACGAGATAACGGTCTACCTCTGTCGGTGGTGCCACGCGAAGGTCCACAAGTCGTGGGCGCGAATCGACGACGACGCCGCTCCCGACCCCGAAGCCATCGCCGAGAAGGAGGGTCGACGGTCGCGCGAGCAGTCCGAAACCAGTTTCGAGTCGGCCGCCGAGCGGTTCGACTTGGACGACGAGTGA
- a CDS encoding DUF192 domain-containing protein, whose product MRLVHESDRERRTLATEVETADSFLSKARGLMFRRSIPDDYALVFRFDGVATRDVHMVFVPFPLDVLWLRDGEVVRKERLSPWTGIAKAEADRLIELPAGSADAVAVGDEVRVVA is encoded by the coding sequence ATGCGACTGGTACACGAGTCCGACCGCGAGCGTCGGACCCTCGCCACCGAAGTCGAGACGGCCGACTCGTTCCTCTCGAAGGCCCGCGGCCTGATGTTCCGGCGGTCGATTCCCGACGACTACGCGCTGGTCTTCCGGTTCGACGGCGTGGCGACTCGGGACGTTCACATGGTGTTCGTCCCCTTTCCCCTCGACGTGCTGTGGCTTCGGGACGGCGAAGTCGTCCGGAAAGAACGCCTCTCGCCGTGGACCGGCATCGCGAAGGCCGAGGCCGACCGGCTAATCGAACTCCCGGCGGGGAGCGCCGACGCGGTGGCGGTCGGCGACGAGGTGCGAGTGGTGGCCTGA
- a CDS encoding MFS transporter, whose protein sequence is MNEGDSGGVPTAPVLKYYTYKATKAVEFYRPVMYLYFLSQGLSFTQIAVLEAAYNVTTVLGEVPTGYVGDRIGRRNSLLVGTGLIAATLVGIGLAGSFLALVALYVCWSMGYNFRSGSEDAWLYDTLTDDLSEDQFSRVRGRGESVSLLTGVVAAVVGGYLGNIDLSYPFFVAAGVTALGLVALLSLSEPDTYESADTDDLSLRRSLGIVRDAVTNRRIRAFVVYYYVLFAAVLYLVFMFVQPVFESVVVDLGVSSSRVESLLGWYYAAISLVGAGFSYYAGAIKDRIGLRTWFLVLPFGVGAALVGMYLVPVLALPVLLLARGTADVTRALASQYVNDRIESVGRATVLSAMAMVSGLTVIPFQLGSGAVSDVSSPLLALAIAGGVLIAGSLAVLAWEVPVSAGESAAEVGE, encoded by the coding sequence ATGAACGAGGGAGACTCCGGCGGCGTTCCCACCGCCCCGGTTCTCAAGTACTACACCTACAAGGCCACGAAAGCGGTCGAGTTCTATCGGCCCGTGATGTACCTCTACTTCCTCTCGCAGGGCCTGTCGTTCACCCAAATCGCGGTCCTCGAAGCCGCGTACAACGTCACCACGGTTCTGGGCGAGGTGCCGACCGGGTACGTCGGCGACCGAATCGGCCGCCGGAACAGTCTGTTGGTCGGCACGGGTCTCATCGCGGCGACGCTGGTGGGCATCGGTCTCGCGGGGTCGTTCCTCGCGCTCGTCGCCCTCTACGTCTGCTGGTCGATGGGCTACAACTTCCGGTCGGGGAGCGAAGACGCGTGGCTCTACGACACCCTCACCGACGACCTGTCGGAAGACCAGTTCTCCCGCGTGCGCGGGCGCGGCGAGTCGGTCTCGCTCCTGACCGGCGTCGTCGCGGCCGTCGTCGGCGGCTACCTCGGCAACATCGACCTCTCGTATCCCTTCTTCGTCGCCGCTGGCGTCACTGCGCTCGGTCTCGTCGCCCTGCTCTCGTTGTCGGAACCCGACACCTACGAGTCGGCAGACACCGACGACCTCTCGCTTCGGCGAAGCCTCGGCATCGTCCGGGACGCAGTGACCAACCGCCGGATTCGTGCGTTCGTCGTCTACTACTACGTCCTGTTCGCCGCGGTCCTCTATCTGGTGTTTATGTTCGTCCAACCGGTCTTCGAGTCGGTCGTCGTGGACCTCGGGGTCTCGTCGTCTCGCGTGGAGTCGCTTCTGGGGTGGTACTACGCCGCGATAAGCCTCGTCGGGGCGGGATTCAGCTACTACGCCGGGGCCATCAAGGACCGAATCGGGCTTCGGACGTGGTTCCTCGTCCTCCCGTTCGGGGTCGGCGCGGCGCTGGTCGGGATGTACCTCGTCCCGGTGCTGGCGCTTCCGGTCCTCCTGCTCGCGCGCGGGACCGCGGACGTGACGCGGGCGCTCGCCAGCCAGTACGTCAACGACCGCATCGAGTCGGTCGGCCGGGCGACCGTTCTGAGCGCGATGGCGATGGTCAGCGGCCTGACCGTGATTCCGTTCCAACTCGGGAGCGGCGCGGTGTCCGACGTTTCCTCGCCGTTGCTCGCGCTGGCGATAGCCGGTGGCGTCCTGATAGCCGGGTCGCTGGCGGTGCTGGCGTGGGAGGTTCCGGTCTCGGCGGGCGAGTCGGCGGCCGAAGTGGGCGAGTAA
- a CDS encoding ribbon-helix-helix protein, CopG family translates to MENVTTRMSGEELDLVDRLAEQHDGSRSDAIRAAIRAGAREKLVRVALEKYQHGEVGMRGTAE, encoded by the coding sequence ATGGAGAACGTCACGACTCGGATGAGCGGCGAGGAGTTGGACCTCGTGGACCGACTCGCCGAGCAACACGACGGGAGTCGGAGCGACGCGATTCGGGCCGCGATTCGGGCCGGAGCGCGCGAGAAACTCGTCCGCGTCGCCCTCGAAAAGTACCAGCACGGCGAGGTCGGGATGCGCGGGACCGCCGAGTAG
- a CDS encoding (R)-citramalate synthase has translation MNDLFGGFPDNTSPSNRGVQLSERDVELLDTTLRDGEQAPGVSLTPDEKAGIAEALDRAGVAVVEAGSACTGDGERETIERVTDLGLDATVTSFARGVRADVDLALDCGVDGVNLVVPASDRHVEQKVGSSREEVVETTADLVAHARDHGLWVEVIGEDGSRADLDFLERLAETAHDAGADRFCFADTVGHTGPDRAYEAVSRLSELGPTSTHTHDDLGLAVTNALASVAAGADLVHATVNGVGERAGNVALEEVAIALNHWYGVETVETTELYDLARTVADATDVALAPNKAVVGENAFAHESGIHTDGTLKDERMYEPYPPEKVGRERRLVLGKHTGRAGAKAALAEHGVDVTDDELAEVVARVQDLAERNKRVTDADLLAIAEDVQGRERDRRIELRELTATSGGAIPTASVRLDVDGDERVASGTGDGPVDAAVSAVREAVSDPNGPDGVADAQLDSYHVDAITGGTDAVVTVEVEMRRDDRSVTVASSDGDITRASVTAMVDALDRLLAAESDPDPATAND, from the coding sequence GTGAACGATTTATTCGGGGGCTTCCCCGATAACACATCTCCCTCGAACCGCGGCGTACAGCTCTCAGAACGCGACGTAGAACTTCTCGACACCACGCTCCGCGACGGCGAGCAGGCACCGGGCGTCTCACTCACGCCCGACGAGAAGGCCGGGATAGCCGAGGCGCTAGACCGCGCCGGAGTCGCGGTCGTCGAGGCCGGGAGCGCCTGCACCGGCGACGGCGAGCGCGAGACCATCGAGCGCGTCACCGACCTCGGACTCGACGCCACGGTGACGAGTTTCGCCCGCGGGGTCCGGGCCGACGTGGACCTCGCGCTCGACTGCGGCGTGGACGGCGTGAACCTCGTCGTCCCCGCCAGCGACCGCCACGTCGAACAGAAGGTCGGTAGCTCGCGCGAGGAGGTCGTCGAGACGACCGCCGACCTCGTGGCGCACGCCCGCGACCACGGTCTCTGGGTCGAGGTCATCGGCGAGGACGGCTCTCGGGCCGACTTGGACTTCCTCGAACGCCTCGCCGAGACCGCCCACGACGCGGGTGCCGACCGCTTTTGCTTCGCCGACACGGTGGGCCACACCGGACCCGACCGGGCGTACGAGGCGGTCTCTCGGCTCTCGGAACTCGGGCCGACCAGCACCCACACCCACGACGACCTCGGACTCGCCGTGACCAACGCTCTCGCCAGCGTCGCGGCGGGCGCGGACCTCGTTCACGCCACCGTCAACGGCGTCGGCGAGCGCGCGGGCAACGTCGCGCTCGAAGAGGTCGCCATCGCGCTCAACCACTGGTACGGCGTCGAGACGGTCGAGACGACCGAACTCTACGACCTCGCCCGGACGGTGGCCGACGCGACCGACGTGGCGCTCGCGCCGAACAAAGCGGTGGTCGGCGAGAACGCCTTCGCCCACGAGTCGGGCATCCACACCGACGGCACCCTGAAGGACGAGCGGATGTACGAACCCTACCCGCCCGAGAAGGTGGGCCGGGAGCGCCGCCTCGTCCTCGGCAAGCACACCGGGCGGGCGGGCGCGAAGGCCGCGCTCGCCGAACACGGCGTGGACGTGACCGACGACGAACTGGCGGAGGTGGTCGCCAGAGTACAGGACCTCGCCGAGCGGAACAAGCGCGTGACCGACGCCGACCTGCTCGCAATCGCCGAGGACGTGCAGGGCCGCGAGCGCGACCGACGCATCGAACTCCGGGAACTCACCGCCACCAGCGGCGGGGCCATTCCGACCGCGAGCGTCAGACTCGACGTGGACGGCGACGAACGGGTCGCCAGCGGCACCGGCGACGGCCCGGTGGACGCCGCGGTCAGCGCGGTCCGCGAGGCGGTCTCGGACCCGAACGGGCCGGACGGCGTGGCCGACGCCCAACTCGACTCCTACCACGTGGACGCCATCACCGGCGGCACCGACGCCGTGGTGACGGTCGAAGTCGAGATGCGCCGCGACGACCGGTCGGTGACCGTCGCGTCCAGCGACGGCGACATCACCCGCGCGAGCGTCACCGCGATGGTGGACGCGCTCGACCGCCTGCTGGCCGCCGAGAGCGACCCCGACCCCGCGACCGCGAACGACTGA
- a CDS encoding TspO/MBR family protein has product MTVLDSIRSSRGETGIDWAVLVGSVLLCELAGIVPSILTADEVATWYPTLAKPAFTPPSWVFGPVWTTLYLLMGVALYLVWQSDRGRLRRVALGVFGVQLVLNAAWTMVFFGAQAILGGLVVILALLATILATMAAFARIDRRAVALLVPYLLWVGFATALNAAIWQLN; this is encoded by the coding sequence ATGACCGTCCTCGACAGCATCCGTAGCTCCCGCGGCGAGACCGGTATCGACTGGGCGGTTCTCGTCGGAAGCGTTCTCCTCTGTGAACTCGCGGGAATCGTCCCGTCGATTCTGACCGCCGACGAGGTGGCGACGTGGTACCCGACGCTCGCCAAACCCGCGTTCACGCCGCCGAGTTGGGTGTTCGGGCCGGTCTGGACCACCCTCTATCTCCTGATGGGCGTGGCGCTGTACCTCGTCTGGCAGAGCGACCGGGGGCGACTCCGGCGGGTCGCGCTGGGGGTCTTCGGCGTCCAGTTGGTCCTCAACGCCGCGTGGACGATGGTCTTCTTCGGCGCGCAGGCCATCCTCGGCGGGTTGGTCGTCATCCTCGCCCTGCTTGCCACCATTCTCGCAACGATGGCGGCGTTCGCCCGCATCGACCGACGCGCGGTCGCTCTGCTCGTTCCGTATCTGCTCTGGGTCGGGTTCGCAACCGCGCTCAACGCCGCGATTTGGCAACTCAACTGA
- a CDS encoding helix-turn-helix domain-containing protein encodes MGFIAEYTLSNPILQETRRRVPEVEFEVEDEQPVPGDRSRLIFWVRGSEDSLERVFRELPNDPSLTDFEILSDVPERCLLRVSLSSEGERGLTYIDAIEFGITLLSIELYSEGVEYRAQFPNREALANYRKRCQDRGLSFTLRRLYRGEDDEVAAYGVTPRQREVLLRALERGYYEVPRGTSTAELADEFGISSQALSALLRRGQEALLRSTIADETDT; translated from the coding sequence ATGGGTTTCATCGCCGAGTACACGCTGTCGAATCCGATTCTACAGGAGACGCGGCGACGAGTCCCCGAAGTCGAATTCGAAGTCGAGGACGAACAACCGGTTCCCGGCGACCGCTCACGACTCATCTTCTGGGTGAGGGGGAGCGAAGACTCCCTCGAACGAGTCTTCCGGGAACTCCCGAACGACCCGTCGCTCACCGACTTCGAGATTCTCTCGGACGTGCCCGAACGCTGTCTCCTGCGCGTCTCCCTCTCGTCTGAGGGCGAACGCGGTCTGACCTACATCGACGCTATCGAGTTCGGAATCACGCTCCTCAGTATCGAACTGTACAGCGAAGGCGTCGAGTACCGCGCCCAGTTTCCCAACCGCGAGGCGCTGGCGAACTACCGCAAGCGGTGTCAGGACCGAGGACTGTCGTTCACACTCCGTCGACTCTACCGAGGTGAGGACGACGAGGTGGCGGCCTACGGTGTGACTCCCCGCCAGCGGGAAGTGCTACTTCGCGCGTTGGAACGTGGCTACTACGAAGTTCCCCGCGGGACATCCACGGCAGAACTGGCCGATGAGTTCGGGATTTCGAGTCAAGCCCTCTCCGCGCTCCTCCGGCGCGGACAGGAGGCGCTCCTGCGGAGTACCATCGCCGACGAGACCGATACTTAA
- a CDS encoding HalOD1 output domain-containing protein, giving the protein MAAKSKHADETGQEIVSYTAAEDELPSEAVIAALRTATGRAASPGQVGDEQGKLLDPIFRSVDLDALDALFRSVYGEPETANTVTFTYSEYEVTVTAAGEVVVRRR; this is encoded by the coding sequence ATGGCAGCGAAGTCCAAACACGCCGACGAGACCGGACAGGAGATAGTCAGTTACACCGCCGCCGAAGACGAACTCCCGAGCGAGGCGGTAATCGCGGCGTTGCGAACGGCTACCGGACGTGCGGCGTCTCCGGGGCAGGTCGGCGACGAGCAGGGAAAACTCCTCGACCCGATTTTCCGGAGCGTCGACCTCGACGCGCTCGACGCCCTCTTTCGGTCGGTGTACGGCGAACCCGAGACAGCGAACACGGTGACGTTCACCTACTCGGAGTACGAAGTCACCGTGACTGCCGCGGGGGAAGTCGTCGTCAGGCGTCGATAG